In Tenebrio molitor chromosome 8, icTenMoli1.1, whole genome shotgun sequence, a genomic segment contains:
- the LOC138137082 gene encoding putative ankyrin repeat protein RF_0381 gives MGIVKHLIDKGIDAKARDASGRTPLYFCCRKGHYDALVMLLNLGLDVKVVTAEKINLLHAIVRQNKPNKGMMKLLISKGADVNGEDSRGRTPLHYACYHDYDLLEPPIRSGGDVNPTDNYEKSILDHMILSGTSNAEIISFLLENGANVNAKDCKNRSALYYAVFRQNYNCVKMLIDHGADINTVCDSGKTVLHAAFVEAHFPDVKVIQMLLNKGVDVNKRDQDQATALDYAVACPGLHLVVKILFDATAHNQLMSDSVTFLHYAVYEGNCFAVELVLESGLDLDNLDVNNKEYPLYFAVENEHLQSDLLLKMTAFIRDCKQKSNFGKKQIIELLEEYFSNDHGSDCVSLCFLFVLIFQIVTVLAE, from the coding sequence ATGGGAATAGTAAAACACTTGATAGATAAAGGGATAGATGCAAAAGCCAGAGAtgccagtggaagaactccgTTATATTTTTGTTGCAGAAAAGGACATTATGACGCTTTGGTTATGTTGCTTAATCTTGGTCTTGACGTAAAAGTTGTCACTGCTGAGAAAATAAACTTATTACATGCAATAGTCAGACAAaataaaccaaataaaggAATGATGAAGTTGCTGATCAGTAAGGGCGCAGACGTGAATGGTGAAGACTCTCGTGGACGTACTCCCTTACATTATGCCTGCTACCATGATTATGATCTCTTAGAACCACCCATTCGGTCTGGGGGAGACGTTAATCCCACAGACAATTATGAAAAAAGTATTTTGGACCACATGATTCTTTCTGGTACTTCAAATGCAGAAATAATATCTTTTTTACTAGAAAATGGTGCCAACGTAAACGCTAAAGATTGCAAAAACCGAAGTGCACTTTACTATGCCGTTTTCAGACAAAATTACAATTGTGTAAAGATGCTAATTGATCACGGTGCTGACATTAATACTGTTTGTGATTCCGGGAAGACTGTGTTGCATGCTGCTTTCGTAGAAGCACACTTCCCTGATGTTAAAGTGATTCAGATGTTGTTAAATAAGGGTGTTGACGTTAACAAACGAGATCAGGACCAGGCAACTGCTCTAGATTATGCTGTAGCATGTCCTGGATTACATCTGGTGGTGAAGATACTGTTCGATGCTACAGCACACAATCAGTTGATGTCTGATTCTGTAACGTTTCTTCACTACGCTGTTTACGAGGGCAATTGTTTTGCTGTAGAATTAGTCCTAGAAAGTGGATTAGATCTAGATAATCTCGATGTCAACAACAAAGAATACCCTTTGTACTTTGCAGTCGAAAATGAACACCTTCAGAGCGATCTGTTATTGAAAATGACCGCGTTTATACGAGATTGTaagcaaaaatcaaatttcggaaaaaagcAGATTATTGAACTTTTGGAGGAATATTTCTCAAATGACCATGGGTCCGATTGTGTaagtttgtgttttttgtttgtgcttatttttcaaatagtcACGGTACTTGCTGAATAG
- the LOC138136546 gene encoding uncharacterized protein, whose amino-acid sequence MDNKDNRNEISNELEQHCTNKESLKVDEQIKLQKKCTKQVKPQDSLCGSKLNYEHNEEPRNLWSEGATHEKQKGVPMFATTTKCFGSSSQLRFDTYKKRAGTTDLGKEYEKLMCALLALKFGTSDIVADFEMKTNGDDCGDFDDVALKVTFVDGHSQIFLLQLKHSENMKNVTDKKLAAKNDNFSILKYIKSVRKFENIENISFILYTNNSTSIKNNSKICLQNEDNTNEEVVVRELQELDPGKLLMNRREISDKKEGTKVFQFELNQCSGSVKGLGDHLKHFYFFAHQTNTTGARSLINATLREECGINDATYSSSFIQFMETWWSDNFILTKYDVVAKLAELTLTPFIQTISDRKCNEKSKLLREAIMKFEMTIIRDTNEEVIANIWDDTANDDEINLTGLKYGLRPSGIKHLSPKERSKVLWHLNKVPLIVKAEECHEAQVKHGIRLLERVEKKKVILLANATKDDFPGWNIFQDLSDLPNEGVYTDIIKHFAVSLQGRQSIFLDQLLNFDQRNGRTIETADLIKMTQEIIQIGRKQKNTFEAYIPRSVSTICLDLIKMPEFCKKTDCLLIICKVSQIWIKAIRQFDFHVMELDQYLKVEERKQLLSKVNVLLTSNKWQEVQFNDICKETERNVHLVQVLNNIRCISVLSKENRISLETMTSRRVCVDEMEIFTYLDHPLNVICSPPGMGKSTLVTCLSSICPSSYWSVRVNLINHKTLFKNACAYDKILHHFLEEEEDPLVVKIRSMLLQNKRMYFFLDGLDEIDSYCLQIALDFIKNISSLGYRVWITSRENLEQTLSRSLDIFPIKIEDLTEDQQKTYI is encoded by the exons ATGGACAATAAGGATAACCGTAATGAAATTTCGAATGAATTGGAGCAACACTGTACCAACAAAGAGAGTTTGAAAGTGGACGAACAAATTAAGTTGCAGAAGAAATGTACTAAACAAGTGAAGCCACAAGATTCTCTCTGCGGtagtaaattaaattatgagcATAATGAGGAACCTCGAAACTTATGGAGCGAGGGCGCTACTCATGAAAAGCAGAAAGGAGTTCCTATg TTTGCAACTACCACGAAATGCTTTGGTTCTTCAAGTCAGCTTCGATTTGATACTTACAAGAAAAGAGCTGGAACCACAGATCTCGGCAAAGAATATGAAAAACTAATGTGCGCTCTATTAGCTCTCAAATTCGGCACAAGTGATATTGTGGCAGATTTTGAGATGAAAACCAACGGTGACGATTGCGGAGACTTCGACGACGTGGCGCTAAAAGTGACTTTTGTGGATGGACATTCGCAAATCTTTCTCTTGCAACTGAAACATTCTGAGaacatgaaaaatgttaccGACAAAAAGCTTGCGGCGAAAAATGACAACTTCAGCATACTGAAGTATATAAAAtctgttcgaaaatttgaaaacattgagaatatcagttttattttatatacgAATAACTCGACAAGTATCaagaataattcaaaaatttgtctACAAAATGAAGACAATACAAATGAAGAGGTTGTTGTGAGGGAACTGCAAGAACTGGATCCTGGGAAACTATTAATGAACAGAAGAGAAATCAGCGATAAGAAAGAGGGAacaaaagtttttcaatttgaattaaatcagTGTAGTGGATCAGTTAAAGGTCTTGGTGAtcatttgaaacatttttatttctttgctCATCAGACTAACACGACAGGAGCACGGTCGTTAATCAACGCGACGTTGAGAGAAGAGTGTGGAATTAACGATGCTACTTACTCTTCAAGTTTTATCCAGTTCATGGAAACGTGGTGGTCTGATAACTTTATCCTGACTAAATATGACGTGGTGGCAAAATTGGCTGAGTTAACACTTACGCCGTTTATACAAACGATATCGGACAGAAAGTGCAACGAAAAATCAAAACTTCTTCGAGAAGCCATTATGAAATTTGAAATGACGATTATTAGAGATACGAATGAAGAAGTTATCGCGAACATTTGGGACGATACAGCAAATGATGATGAAATCAATTTGACAGGGCTCAAATATGGATTGCGTCCTAGCGGAATTAAGCATTTATCTCCAAAAGAAAGAAGTAAAGTGTTGTGGCATTTAAACAAAGTTCCCTTGATTGTTAAAGCAGAAGAATGTCATGAAGCACAAGTGAAACACGGTATCAGACTCCTCGAGAGagttgaaaagaaaaaagtgatATTATTGGCAAACGCAACAAAAGACGACTTTCCGGGATGGAATATTTTCCAAGATCTTTCCGATTTACCAAATGAAGGTGTCTACACAGATATCATTAAACATTTTGCGGTATCTCTTCAAGGTCgacaatcaatttttttggatCAGTTACTCAACTTTGACCAAAGAAATGGGAGAACAATTGAAACTGCAGACCTTattaaaatgacacaagaaattattcaaatcggtAGAAAGCAGAAGAATACGTTTGAAGCTTACATTCCCAGAAGTGTTTCTACGATTTGTTTAGACTTAATCAAAATGCCAGAGTTTTGTAAGAAAACAGATTGTCTCCTAATCATTTGTAAGGTTTCTCAAATTTGGATTAAAGCTATTCGACAGTTCGATTTCCACGTGATGGAACTTGACCAGTACTTGAAAGTGGAAGAGAGAAAGCAATTATTAAGCAAAGTTAATGTTTTGCTGACAAGTAATAAATGGCAAGAGGTTCAATTCAATGATATTTGTAAAGAAACCGAAAGAAACGTGCATTTAGTACAAGTTCTCAACAACATACGTTGTATTTCAGTTCTAAGTAAGGAAAACAGAATTTCGTTGGAAACAATGACATCTCGAAGGGTTTGTGTCGATGAAATGGAAATTTTCACATATCTCGATCATCCTCTGAATGTCATTTGCTCCCCACCCGGAATGGGTAAGAGCACGCTGGTGACTTGCTTGAGCAGCATCTGTCCCTCCAGTTATTGGAGTGTCCGTGTAAATTTAATCAATCACAAAACACTTTTTAAGAATGCATGTGCATACGATAAAATATTGCACCATTTTCTTGAAGAAGAGGAGGATCCATTAGTGGTTAAGATTCGTTCGAtgcttttacaaaataaaagaatgtatttttttctcgATGGATTGGACGAAATAGATAGTTACTGTCTTCAGATCGCTTTggattttattaagaacatcTCTTCGTTGGGTTATCGCGTGTGGATTACTTCACGTGAAAATTTGGAGCAAACATTGTCGCGAAGCCTAGACATATTTCCCATAAAAATTGAAGATTTGACAGAAGACCAGCAGAAAACATACATTTGA
- the LOC138137083 gene encoding transient receptor potential channel pyrexia-like has translation MYKIFFQGKKKHQHRKLGMHEYENQLGFDFDLYLEQYELPALESYLDTTTFDKLKINLGRSQKFLEKLRTGDPFGIVSRVTDDNQSIFNHQTYAEYFACAWLKNNLDKVSLLQDDLFTTKNQNLKLIFDIMLAENSALHLAVIYKDVDLVLKHLDKNEVKDEGGRSPLHLLCTYGVVHPLLRKEVDTSSSSYKNKYVANIIEGVSTQYREIFKMLSHCDVFQKDDVFRWDCLDYAVRLRNLFAVEIFLNKFRDSIILESLFRRYDIDTLAYYSSQMGYRNLLRAVIRANSSVLSVKIGNRNLTLLHVAIIGIKKNNKSGQILMEERKKVLRTLIEGGLDVDAQCGWKKTALHLASELDDDVVVKLLLDLGANINLTDDFGRNALHFAH, from the coding sequence atgtataaaatatttttccaaggAAAGAAGAAGCATCAACATCGAAAATTGGGAATGCACGAATACGAGAACCAGCTCGGGTTTGACTTTGATCTGTATCTGGAACAATACGAATTGCCAGCACTGGAGTCTTATCTTGACACCACGACTTTCGacaagttaaaaataaatttgggaaGGAGCCAAAAGTTCTTGGAAAAATTGAGAACCGGGGATCCGTTTGGAATAGTCAGTAGAGTGACCGACGATAATCAATCCATCTTCAACCACCAAACTTACGCAGAGTATTTTGCGTGTGCCTGGCTAAAGAATAATCTGGATAAGGTTTCTCTGCTGCAAGATGActtatttacaacaaaaaatcaaaatctgAAGCTCATATTCGATATTATGTTGGCGGAAAATAGTGCACTTCACTTGGCTGTAATCTATAAAGATGTTGATTTGGTTTTAAAGCATTTGGACAAGAATGAAGTGAAAGATGAAGGTGGTCGAAGTCCACTTCATTTGTTGTGCACTTATGGCGTCGTACATCCTCTTTTGCGGAAAGAAGTAGACACATCGTCATCGtcttacaaaaataaatatgttgcAAATATTATCGAAGGAGTCTCTACACAGTACAGagaaatattcaaaatgttaTCGCATTGTGATGTATTTCAAAAGGACGACGTCTTTCGATGGGACTGTCTTGATTACGCTGTTCGACTCCGAAACTTGTTCGCagtagaaatttttttaaacaaatttagagACTCAATAATCCTTGAAAGTTTATTCAGACGCTATGATATTGACACACTTGCATATTATTCTTCACAGATGGGTTATCGAAATTTATTACGTGCTGTCATTAGAGCAAATTCAAGCGTTCTGTCAGTGAAAATAGGAAATCGCAATTTGACATTGTTGCACGTGGCCATTATTGGAATTAAAAAGAATAACAAATCTGGACAAATTTTAatggaagaaagaaaaaaagtgttGAGAACGTTAATAGAAGGTGGTTTAGATGTAGATGCACAATGTGGCTGGAAGAAAACTGCTTTGCATTTAGCTTCTGAACTTGATGACGATGTGGTCGTTAAACTTTTACTGGACCTAGGAGCAAATATCAATTTGACTGATGACTTTGGACGAAACGCATTACATTTCGCTCACTAA